A region from the Rosa rugosa chromosome 6, drRosRugo1.1, whole genome shotgun sequence genome encodes:
- the LOC133717423 gene encoding rust resistance kinase Lr10-like produces MKNIAESVRSIPARFILILLVVLGSCSVACQAEDEHYHHDCKPSSCGDIHNIRFPFRLNDDPKKCGESRYTLSCENNITILHLYSGKYSVLAINYENTTIRVVDANVRKGNCSSIPRYSLTRYNFSAGDPYSFTLEKGKSVWTSLWNIWNRTSTNLSESITFMTCETRPVNSSLFVDTAPCKLDSMSGHSFVVIGNLNASDLWDSCHIQLMVLTSWNGTKSMNRSYIDIHNEMLYGFELSWLQIYLSTDQYCHIDIDTNKVDCDPLRATLLYISGLISSTLLILAAVVLLLLWTLTKAVIGIPCVIVFLIFMFKRRHLSMYGGIEEFIQRQYNLMPIRYSYSNIKKMTKGFKDKLGEGGYGSVYKGKLRSGRHVAIKILGKSKANNGQDFINEVATIGRIHHVNVVQLIGYCAEGSKRALVYEYMSNGSLDKHIFSKEGFISLSCKEAFEISLGVARGIDYLHQGCDMKILHFDIKPHNILLDDNFVPKISDFGLARLCPLDDSSLTMTAARGTLGYMAPELFYKNIGGVSSKADIYSFGMLLMEIAGKRRNLNALAANSSQIYFPSWVYDQFSEGKEMEIEDATDEERKMTKKMLIVALWCIQLKPGDRPNSMNKVVEMLEGEVEFIQMPPKPFLYPQDTPVVDDEDGSEITLSSLMPPKTEA; encoded by the exons ATGAAGAATATTGCAGAAAGTGTACGATCCATTCCAGCAAGATTCATACTAATCCTTCTAGTAGTTCTTGGTTCATGCAGTGTAGCTTGCCAGGCAGAGGATGAACATTATCATCATGACTGTAAGCCTTCTTCCTGCGGTGACATCCACAACATACGTTTCCCTTTCCGACTCAATGATGATCCAAAGAAGTGCGGTGAGTCTAGGTATACCCTCTCTTGTGAGAACAATATCACTATATTACACTTGTATTCAGGAAAATACTCTGTACTTGCCATCAATTATGAAAACACAACGATCCGAGTTGTGGATGCCAATGTTCGTAAGGGTAACTGCTCTTCAATCCCTCGTTATTCGTTGACCAGATATAACTTCAGTGCTGGGGATCCATATAGCTTTACTCTAGAGAAAGGTAAATCGGTATGGACATCGTTATGGAACATATGGAACAGAACTAGCACCAACCTGTCCGAGTCTATAACTTTCATGACTTGTGAAACCCGGCCAGTGAATTCATCTCTCTTTGTGGATACTGCCCCGTGCAAACTTGACTCAATGAGTGGGCATTCTTTTGTTGTGATTGGAAACTTAAATGCATCAGATTTGTGGGATTCATGCCATATACAACTTATGGTTTTGACATCGTGGAACGGCACAAAGAGCATGAACAGGTCCTACATAGACATCCACAATGAGATGCTCTATGGTTTTGAACTTTCATGGTTGCAGATCTACTTAAGCACAGACCAATATTGCCATATCGACATTGATACCAACAAAGTTGATTGCG ACCCTCTTCGTGCTACTCTGCTGTATATATCAG GGTTAATTTCATCGACTCTACTCATTCTAGCTGCAG TGGTTCTGTTACTTCTGTGGACTCTGACAAAAGCGGTAATTGGAATTCCTTGTGTGATTGTGTTTCTAATCTTCATGTTTAAAAGGCGCCACTTATCAATGTATGGAGGTATTGAAGAATTCATACAAAGACAGTACAACCTCATGCCAATAAGGTACTCCTACTCCAATATCAAGAAAATGACCAAAGGATTTAAGGATAAATTAGGGGAGGGAGGTTATGGCTCTGTGTATAAAGGAAAGCTTCGAAGCGGTCGCCATGTTGCCATTAAGATATTGGGAAAGTCCAAGGCTAATAATGGGCAGGATTTTATCAATGAAGTTGCCACAATTGGAAGGATTCATCATGTAAATGTGGTGCAACTAATTGGCTATTGTGCTGAGGGATCAAAGCGTGCTCTTGTATATGAGTACATGTCAAATGGGTCTCTTGATAAACACATTTTTTCTAAAGAAGGATTCATTTCCTTAAGTTGCAAGGAAGCATTTGAAATTTCACTAGGAGTGGCCCGTGGCATTGATTATCTGCATCAAGGATGTGACATGAaaattttgcattttgataTCAAACCACACAACATTCTTCTTGATGATAACTTTGTTCCAAAGATTTCTGACTTTGGGCTAGCAAGATTATGTCCATTAGATGACAGTAGTTTAACCATGACTGCTGCAAGAGGAACCCTTGGATACATGGCTCCAGAACTGTTTTACAAAAATATAGGAGGTGTCTCGAGCAAAGCTGACATCTATAGTTTTGGAATGTTGTTGATGGAAATTGCagggaaaagaaggaatttaaATGCACTTGCAGCAAATTCGAGCCAAATTTACTTTCCTTCTTGGGTGTATGACCAGTTCAGTGAAGGAAAGGAGATGGAAATCGAAGATGCCACTGATGAGGAAAGGAAAATGACAAAGAAAATGCTCATAGTCGCATTGTGGTGTATACAATTGAAGCCTGGTGATCGTCCTAATTCGATGAACAAAGTAGTAGAGATGCTTGAAggagaagttgaattcattcAAATGCCTCCAAAGCCTTTCTTATATCCGCAAGACACGCCAGTAGTGGATGATGAAGATGGTTCGGAAATAACTTTGTCATCATTAATGCCACCGAAAACTGAAGCTTAA